Genomic DNA from Methanosarcina sp. MTP4:
GAGGCTGAATTTCCGTTCCGCAAGGTCTAAGGCTGCCCTTTCAAACCCGGCTTCGGAGAGCCGGACATAAGCCTCGTCTGTGCGGGCGTTGAGCAGTTCGGGCTCTTCTCCCGCCATTTCCGAAATTTCTGAAAGCAAATCCATCGTATCTATATTCTTTTTCATATCCATACGCACCGTCCCCTTACACATATCCCAGTTCAAGGACTATCGCTTCAAGGAGCTCCCTGAGCGGTTCCGGGAACCAGATGCCCAGAAGGAGGGCAAGGGCGAGCATGAAGACTGTGGGAATCCTCATCCCTGCTCTTACAACATAGGGTTCCTGAAAGCTTTTTTTTCGGTATCCGGTTTCTTTTCCGTGCTCCCCTTCTTTGCTTTCTCCTTCCCCTTCTCCTTCTTCGGTGACCCTTGAGAAGGCTTTTAGCAGGAAGTTTGAAAAGGCTGCGGCTGCCAGGATAAGCAGGAGCAGGACTGCCAGGGTCAGGTAGGGGGAAACTTCCGCACTTTCCAGCAGGATGAAAAATTTTGCCGGGAAGAGGGGGAAAGGTGGCATGCCAATGATTGCGACACTCCCCAGGATCAGGGTCCAGGCGGCGCGGGGTTGGAGTTTGAACACGTCTCTCATATTCTCGCGCATGTTGCTCCCGTACTGCCTGTGCAGGATGCCTGCGGCAAAGAGCAGGGCTTCTTTCACCAGGACGTGGACCAGCATATAGAAGAGGGCCCAGAAAAGGGCAAGAGGGGTGCCTATCCCTATCCCTATGAGCAGGAGTCCCATGTGCTCGACGCTTGAAAAGGCGATCAGCCTCTTCAGGTTTCTCTGCTGTAGCATGCTGAACGCCGCAAGGGCAATTGAAAACAGTCCTGCCGCGATAAGGATGAAGGAAGCCTGGGGGGCTGAATCGCTGACCCTGAGCAGGGCGTAGGTCCTGAGGATGCCGTAGATCCCCAGGTTCTGCATGAGCCCCGAGAGGATTGCGCTTACCGAAGGAGCTCTTGCATAAGCGTCAGGGAGCCAGGTGTGGAAAGGAGCTATTCCTGCCTTTGCCCCGAAGCCTATGAAGACGAAGGCAAAGCTTGCAAGGAGGAGGGCAGGGGAAAAGCTAGAAGCGTTTTCCATAAGTTCTGTCCAGGAGAGAGTCCCTTCCCCGAGAGCCCTGGCCGAGAGGGTGAAGAGGAAAATCAACCCCAGGAAGGCAAAGAGCATGGCCCCTGAAACTATGAAGACGTATTTCAGGCCGGCATCAATGTTCTCCCGCGCCGAAAGGATAGCCACTAGCACGGCTGCACAGACCGTGGTAAGTTCGGCAAAGATCCAGAAGAGGGCCAGGTTGTCCGAGAAAAGCGCTGCTGTGGCTGTAACAAGCAGGAGGTTGAAGGCCAGGTAGAAGAGTTTCAGGTTCTTCGGGTCAAGTTCCCCCTCTTCCATCAGGCTTTCCGTATACCCTTTTGCATAGGGGGCTGCTGCGCAGAAACCAAGGACCGTTATCAGTTCCACATAGAGGTTCAGGTGGTCCAGGTAAAGGGACGGCCCGTACCGGACAGGCAGGTCAAGGGTCAGCAGGGCTGTGCAGGTCAGGGCGAGGTGCAGCAGGGCATTGCCTGAGGCAAGGGCATTCATGAGCCTGTGAGACTTTGGAAGGAGGCCGAGGGCAAGGAAAGTTCCCATTGCCAGCAGGTAGAAGCGGATCAAAGGGCTTCACCTCCGTTCCAGATCTGCAGTTTCCTTATTTTCGCCCTGTATTCCTCGATGCTTGAGTCCAGCCCCACAGCCAGGATAGAGGTCAGCAGGACCAGAATTATCAGGTCGATTACAATCAGGACTTCGAGGATGAAGGGGAGTTCCGTGACAAA
This window encodes:
- a CDS encoding proton-conducting transporter membrane subunit, whose amino-acid sequence is MIRFYLLAMGTFLALGLLPKSHRLMNALASGNALLHLALTCTALLTLDLPVRYGPSLYLDHLNLYVELITVLGFCAAAPYAKGYTESLMEEGELDPKNLKLFYLAFNLLLVTATAALFSDNLALFWIFAELTTVCAAVLVAILSARENIDAGLKYVFIVSGAMLFAFLGLIFLFTLSARALGEGTLSWTELMENASSFSPALLLASFAFVFIGFGAKAGIAPFHTWLPDAYARAPSVSAILSGLMQNLGIYGILRTYALLRVSDSAPQASFILIAAGLFSIALAAFSMLQQRNLKRLIAFSSVEHMGLLLIGIGIGTPLALFWALFYMLVHVLVKEALLFAAGILHRQYGSNMRENMRDVFKLQPRAAWTLILGSVAIIGMPPFPLFPAKFFILLESAEVSPYLTLAVLLLLILAAAAFSNFLLKAFSRVTEEGEGEGESKEGEHGKETGYRKKSFQEPYVVRAGMRIPTVFMLALALLLGIWFPEPLRELLEAIVLELGYV